One Phaseolus vulgaris cultivar G19833 chromosome 11, P. vulgaris v2.0, whole genome shotgun sequence genomic window carries:
- the LOC137810748 gene encoding putative disease resistance RPP13-like protein 1, translated as MPVIETLGGALFGAVLQVLFDRLDSRQVVDYFRGKKLDVKLLKKLKRKLVSVKAVVDDAEQKQFRDTYVKAWLDGVRDVLLDAEDLMEEIEYEFSRYELEVEPQSSSSKVCSFESRIVEVLDDLKSLLSQKDDLGLKNASGVGVGLGLSSNVSRKLPSTSLVVENVIYGRDDEKEMILKWMTSDTEEHSQLSILSVVGMGGMGKTTLVQHVYNDPLIEGKFAIKGWVCVSDEFDVFMVTKAIVGAITKSKDDSVDLEMVQGRLKEKLAGKRFLLVLDDVWNEHRDQWKSLQTPLKYGVKGSTILITTRSNKVASIMESNNIHQLRQLQKDHSWQVFAKHAFRDDNSKSNYVLEEIGMKIVEKCQGLPLALETIGCILQSKSSVSEWEDVLRSNIWDFPIEDSKIIPALLLSYYHLPSHLKRCFAYCALFPKDHKYDKKSLILLWMGENFLQSSQQSKSPEEVGEQYFNDLLSRSFFHHSIWYKVTCFVMHDLLNDLAKYVSGEIFYRLGVDRPGSVSKTTRHFSNANNRVECDEYRSLCDAKRLRTFLSISTDCGMSVQELISNFKFLRLLSLSYCRNIKEVPDTIANLIHLRSLDLSHTYIERLPDSTCSLCNLRVLKLNYCKFLKELPSTLHELSNLRYLELKETTLRKTPVLLGKLKNLQVWMGGFKVGKSSSEFNIQQLGQLDLRGKLLIKNLENIVNPCDALAADLKNKTHLVDLNLTWKFKRNNEDSIKEREVLENLQPCRHLEQLSIFNYSGPQFPRWLSDTFLLNVRSLGLYNCKYCQWLPSLGLLTFLKHLEIEGLDEIVRIDADFYGNNSSTFASLETLSFTNMKEWEEWQCMTGAFPHLQDLSVTNCPKLKGHLPNLPHLKNLCIKSCKQLVASTTRVVENEDVKMETSSFDMIGHHLESLSIFICPGMNIPINHCYHFLIQLHILQCCDSLTNFPLDLFPRLCNLDLGNCRNLQIISQGHPHLHLKSLSIQHCSEFESFPNEGLFGPQLKRFCIIGMEKLKSMPKRMFALLPSLHYLSIRDCPGVELSEGCLPSNLKEMRLLNCSKLVASLKKGVWETNTSLKFLYIQKGDVECFPDEGLLPLSLTDLIIKDCPNLKKLDYKGLCHLSSLRKLVLENCPILQCLPDEGLSESISQLRITDCPLLKQRYKKEEGEDWEKIAHIKTIWITNRKRVNIEDEAEIGNS; from the coding sequence ATGCCAGTGATAGAAACACTTGGTGGTGCTCTTTTTGGTGCTGTTCTTCAGGTGCTGTTTGACAGGCTTGATTCTCGTCAAGTTGTTGACTACTTTCGTGGAAAAAAGCTCGATGTGAAGCTGCTGAAGAAGTTGAAGAGGAAGCTGGTGTCCGTTAAGGCTGTGGTTGATGATGCAGAACAGAAGCAGTTCAGAGATACGTATGTGAAGGCATGGCTTGATGGCGTCAGAGACGTTTTGCTTGATGCAGAGGATCTGATGGAGGAAATTGAGTATGAATTCTCTAGATATGAGTTGGAAGTTGAACCCCAGAGCAGTTCTAGCAAGGTATGCAGTTTCGAATCCAGGATTGTAGAAGTCCTTGATGACCTAAAATCTCTTCTAAGCCAGAAAGATGATCTAGGTTTGAAAAATGCTAGCGGGGTAGGGGTTGGGTTAGGGTTGAGCAGTAATGTGTCACGTAAATTGCCATCAACATCTTTGGTGGTTGAAAATGTTATTTATGGAAGAGATGATGAAAAAGAAATGATCCTCAAATGGATGACTTCTGACACTGAAGAGCATAGCCAACTATCAATACTTTCTGTTGTGGGTATGGGTGGGATGGGTAAAACCACACTTGTTCAACATGTGTACAATGACCCATTGATAGAGGGTAAATTTGCTATCAAAGGTTGGGTTTGTGTTTCAGATGAATTTGATGTTTTTATGGTAACAAAAGCAATTGTTGGGGCAATCACTAAATCAAAAGATGATAGTGTAGACCTAGAAATGGTTCAGGGGCGATTGAAAGAAAAGTTGGCAGGAAAGAGGTTTCTCCTCGTTCTGGATGATGTCTGGAACGAGCACAGAGACCAGTGGAAATCATTGCAAACTCCTCTTAAATATGGTGTTAAGGGAAGTACAATTCTTATCACAACTCGCAGTAACAAAGTTGCTTCTATCATGGAGTCAAACAATATTCACCAACTAAGGCAATTACAAAAAGATCACAGCTGGCAAGTTTTTGCTAAACATGCATTCCGAGATGATAACTCTAAGTCGAATTATGTGTTGGAGGAGATTGGCATGAAGATAGTTGAAAAGTGTCAAGGACTGCCTCTGGCCCTTGAAACGATAGGTTGTATTTTACAGTCAAAGTCATCTGTTTCAGAGTGGGAAGATGTATTGAGAAGCAACATATGGGACTTCCCAATAGAAGATAGTAAAATTATCCCCGCTTTGTTGTTGAGCTATTACCATCTTCCTTCTCATCTCAAGAGATGTTTCGCTTATTGTGCGTTATTCCCCAAAGACCATAAGTATGACAAGAAGAGCTTAATTCTCTTATGGATGGGTGAAAATTTTCTACAAAGCTCTCAGCAGAGTAAGTCTCCAGAAGAAGTAGGTGAGCAATACTTCAATGATTTACTATCAAGGTCATTCTTTCATCATTCAATTTGGTACAAGGTAACATGTTTTGTAATGCACGACCTTCTGAATGATTTAGCAAAATATGTTTCTGGTGAAATCTTCTACAGATTGGGTGTTGATAGACCAGGAAGCGTATCAAAGACAACCCGTCACTTTTCAAATGCAAATAATCGTGTTGAATGTGATGAGTATAGGAGTTTATGTGATGCTAAAAGACTACGAACATTTTTGTCCATATCTACGGATTGTGGGATGTCAGTACAAGAGTTGATCTCCAACTTTAAGTTCTTACGACTCTTATCTTTGTCTTACTGTCGTAACATAAAAGAGGTGCCTGACACTATAGCCAATCTCATACATCTCCGTTCATTAGATCTTTCACATACTTATATAGAGAGACTTCCCGACTCAACATGTTCACTTTGTAACTTGCGAGTGTTGAAGCTGAATTACTGTAAGTTTTTGAAGGAGTTGCCCTCGACTTTGCATGAACTCTCAAATTTACGCTACCTTGAACTTAAGGAAACTACTTTAAGAAAGACTCCAGTGCTTTTAGGAAAGTTGAAGAATCTTCAAGTATGGATGGGTGGGTTTAAGGTTGGAAAAAGTAGTAGTGAGTTCAATATTCAACAACTAGGACAACTTGATCTTCGTGGAAAGCTGTTAattaaaaatcttgaaaatatcGTGAATCCCTGTGATGCATTGGCAGCTGATTTGAAGAATAAAACACATTTGGTGGACTTAAATTTAACATGGAAGTTTAAGCGAAACAATGAGGATtcaataaaagaaagagaagtatTAGAGAATTTGCAACCTTGTAGACATTTGGAGCAGTTGTCAATCTTTAACTATTCGGGCCCACAATTTCCACGTTGGTTATCTGATACATTTTTGTTGAATGTTCGGTCCCTAGGGTTGTATAACTGTAAATATTGCCAATGGTTGCCTTCCCTTGGACTTTTGACATTTCTCAAGCACTTGGAAATTGAGGGCCTTGATGAGATAGTGAGGATAGATGCTGATTTTTACGGGAACAACTCTTCTACATTTGCATCCTTGGAAACGTTGAGCTTTACTAATATGAAGGAATGGGAAGAATGGCAATGCATGACGGGTGCTTTTCCACATCTTCAAGATCTTTCTGTGACGAATTGCCCCAAACTGAAAGGGCACTTGCCAAATCTTCCTCATTTAAAGAATCTATGTATCAAGAGTTGCAAACAACTTGTAGCTTCGACTACTAGGGTAGTAGAAAATGAAGATGTGAAGATGGAGACATCTTCATTTGATATGATAGGGCATCATCTTGAATCCTTGAGTATTTTTATTTGTCCGGGCATGAATATTCCCATAAACCATTGCTACCATTTCCTTATACAATTGCATATCCTTCAATGTTGTGACTCTCTCACGAACTTCCCTCTAGACTTATTCCCAAGACTCTGTAACCTTGATTTAGGCAATTGTCGTAACCTACAAATAATATCACAGGGACACCCTCATCTTCATTTGAAGAGTTTGTCAATTCAACATTGCTCTGAATTTGAATCATTTCCCAATGAAGGATTATTTGGACCTCAACTAAAGAGGTTTTGTATTATAGGAATGGAGAAATTGAAATCAATGCCTAAACGCATGTTCGCCCTCCTTCCATCTCTTCATTATCTGTCCATCCGTGATTGTCCAGGAGTGGAGTTGTCTGAGGGATGTTTGCCATCAAATCTAAAAGAAATGCGGCTATTGAATTGCTCCAAACTTGTTGCCTCACTAAAGAAGGGTGTTTGGGAAACTAACACTTCCCTAAAATTTTTGTATATTCAAAAAGGCGATGTGGAGTGTTTTCCAGATGAAGGTTTGCTCCCACTCTCTCTTACTGATCTAATCATAAAAGATTGTCCAAATCTTAAGAAACTGGACTACAAGGGTCTTTGTCACCTCTCTTCTCTTCGAAAATTGGTTCTTGAAAATTGTCCAATACTCCAATGCTTGCCAGATGAGGGTCTCTCAGAATCCATTTCACAACTCAGAATTACAGACTGTCCATTGCTCAAACAGCGGTACAAGAAAGAAGAGGGCGAAGACTGGGAAAAGATTGCTCACATTAAAACTATATGGATTACAAATAGAAAACGAGTAAACATTGAAGACGAAGCAGAAATTGGAAATTCCTAA